From a single Sinomonas atrocyanea genomic region:
- a CDS encoding sulfatase family protein encodes MTAAAGAPGPAAPPGRRPNVLMIVADQLRADHLGFGGNTVVRTPNLDALAGRGVVFENATVANPTCMPNRASLATGRWPSSHGTRCNGIPLDPASRTLMRSLADSGYRTLAVGKLHHQNMGWEFEPEQQAEILATAPLLLDSTAQDARPRGSGEGWDRWEDREAHEARFVPLPSDYYGYSHVDLVIGHGDHPGGHYLHWARERGLDPDTVGGPQGSEAVYPGWDQVYRTAVPAELHPSAYIGEKAVEHLKDAAGQDAPFFLFVSFPDPHHPFSPPAGYDTLYDPDSIPLPVGFDQDHSHSPRHIRHMVERRGEPGTDPTMTWAATAEQYRHAAAAQYGLITLMDEQIGRILDELEAQGLAEDTIVVFTADHGDLFGDHGLMLKHFCHYRAVTNVPLVVALPGAAEHRGRGRSRALVASPDLVPTLMELTGADQFRGIQGRSFASILHGGEDVHRCALLIEEDQPFGLPGLPGPVRMRTVVTREGRLTRYFGAGEVELYDHAQDPGELHNVAGRPEHAGLERRLTEALVTQMAVLADEGTAPTAAA; translated from the coding sequence ATGACAGCCGCAGCTGGCGCACCCGGACCCGCGGCGCCCCCCGGACGGCGCCCGAATGTCCTCATGATCGTCGCGGACCAGCTCAGGGCCGACCATCTGGGCTTCGGCGGCAACACGGTCGTGCGGACCCCGAACCTCGACGCACTGGCCGGGCGGGGCGTGGTGTTCGAGAACGCGACCGTGGCCAACCCGACCTGCATGCCCAACCGAGCCTCCCTCGCCACGGGCCGGTGGCCCTCCTCCCACGGGACCCGCTGCAACGGCATCCCCCTGGACCCCGCCTCGCGCACGCTCATGCGCTCGCTCGCCGACTCCGGGTACCGCACCCTCGCGGTCGGCAAGCTGCACCACCAGAACATGGGCTGGGAGTTCGAGCCCGAGCAGCAGGCCGAGATCCTCGCCACCGCCCCCCTCCTGCTCGACAGCACCGCCCAGGACGCCCGCCCGCGCGGGAGCGGAGAGGGCTGGGACCGGTGGGAGGACCGGGAAGCCCACGAGGCCCGGTTCGTGCCGCTCCCGTCCGACTACTACGGGTACTCGCATGTGGACCTGGTCATCGGGCACGGCGACCACCCCGGCGGGCACTACCTCCACTGGGCCAGAGAGCGGGGCCTCGACCCCGACACCGTCGGCGGCCCGCAGGGCTCGGAGGCGGTCTACCCCGGGTGGGACCAGGTGTACCGCACCGCCGTCCCAGCAGAGCTGCACCCCAGCGCGTACATCGGGGAGAAGGCGGTCGAGCACCTCAAGGATGCCGCGGGCCAGGACGCCCCGTTCTTCCTGTTCGTCTCGTTCCCCGACCCCCACCACCCCTTCTCGCCGCCCGCGGGCTACGACACGCTCTACGATCCGGACAGCATCCCGCTTCCAGTCGGGTTCGACCAGGACCACTCGCACTCGCCCCGCCACATTCGCCACATGGTGGAGCGCCGCGGGGAACCGGGGACCGACCCGACCATGACGTGGGCGGCCACCGCCGAGCAGTACCGGCACGCCGCCGCCGCGCAGTACGGGCTGATCACGCTCATGGACGAGCAGATCGGCCGCATCCTCGACGAGCTCGAAGCCCAGGGCCTCGCCGAGGACACGATCGTGGTGTTCACCGCCGACCACGGAGACCTCTTCGGAGACCACGGCCTCATGCTCAAGCACTTCTGCCACTACCGGGCCGTCACCAATGTGCCGCTCGTCGTGGCGCTCCCAGGCGCCGCGGAGCACCGGGGGAGAGGCAGGAGCCGGGCGCTCGTGGCGAGCCCAGACCTTGTGCCGACCCTCATGGAGCTCACCGGCGCAGACCAGTTCCGGGGGATCCAGGGACGGTCGTTCGCATCGATCCTCCACGGCGGCGAGGACGTCCACCGCTGCGCCCTCCTCATCGAGGAGGACCAGCCGTTCGGCCTGCCCGGTCTGCCGGGACCGGTGCGGATGCGCACCGTGGTGACCCGCGAGGGACGCCTCACCCGCTACTTCGGCGCCGGCGAGGTCGAGCTCTACGACCATGCCCAGGACCCGGGAGAGCTGCACAATGTTGCCGGCCGCCCCGAGCACGCCGGTCTGGAGCGCCGCCTCACGGAAGCGCTCGTGACGCAGATGGCGGTCCTTGCCGACGAGGGAACTGCGCCCACGGCCGCCGCATAG
- a CDS encoding ABC transporter ATP-binding protein: MDTTPVKTTTRHDTGRARLEVDHLRKAYGTGATAKTVIEDLTFSVDAGEVVCIVGPSGIGKTTLLKCLAGLHPATSGQMRIDGRTIIGPPPEMALVFQDYSRSLMPWLTVRKNLVLPLRHLHLARTELKDRCDQALEAVGLSHAEDQYPWQLSGGMQQRVAIARALAYRPEILIMDEPFASVDAQTRFDLEDLCLKIRQDFGMTILVVTHDIDEAVYLADRVVVLGSKPARVLRVVDVGLPSPRDQITTRSLPEFAAQRTEVLSLIKRPA; the protein is encoded by the coding sequence ATGGACACCACCCCCGTGAAGACCACGACAAGGCACGACACCGGGCGCGCACGCCTCGAGGTCGACCACCTGCGCAAGGCCTATGGCACAGGCGCGACCGCCAAGACGGTCATCGAGGACCTCACCTTCAGCGTCGATGCCGGCGAAGTGGTCTGCATAGTCGGACCTTCCGGCATCGGCAAGACGACGCTGCTGAAGTGCCTCGCCGGGCTCCACCCCGCGACGTCGGGACAGATGCGCATCGACGGCCGGACGATCATTGGGCCGCCGCCGGAGATGGCGCTCGTGTTCCAGGACTACAGCCGGTCCCTGATGCCCTGGCTCACCGTCCGGAAGAACCTCGTCCTGCCGCTGCGGCACCTGCACCTGGCGCGCACCGAGCTCAAGGACCGCTGCGACCAGGCCCTCGAAGCCGTGGGGCTCTCGCACGCCGAAGACCAGTACCCCTGGCAGCTCTCGGGCGGCATGCAGCAGCGCGTCGCCATCGCCCGCGCCCTCGCGTACCGGCCCGAGATACTCATCATGGACGAGCCCTTCGCCTCAGTCGACGCGCAGACCCGATTCGACCTTGAGGACCTGTGCCTGAAGATCCGCCAGGACTTCGGCATGACCATCCTCGTGGTCACCCATGACATCGACGAGGCCGTGTACCTGGCCGACCGCGTCGTCGTGCTCGGGTCGAAGCCGGCACGAGTGCTGCGGGTGGTCGACGTCGGCTTGCCCTCCCCGCGGGACCAGATCACCACCCGCTCGCTGCCCGAGTTCGCTGCCCAGCGCACCGAAGTCCTCTCGCTCATCAAGAGGCCAGCATGA
- a CDS encoding ABC transporter permease has product MRRLGLWILGIGIPVVLLAVWWFGSASSTDTFFPPLADILDRFRALWLFDHFASDVLVSLRNLALGFAAAALGAVVVGFVTALCAPVRWAVDPLIHFLRGIPPVALVPIFISLMGFGPEMRIASIALAAFFPTFIATVDGLRAVDRNLVDVTHVYRLRPAERVMSVMLPAAGPQIFSGLQVSLQTAFVVMIASEMLGPSQGIGAMTLLAQQSFMIPDMWAGILLLGLIGFAANLAFDLVRRRVLAWYIESRRLARAS; this is encoded by the coding sequence ATGAGGCGTCTTGGCCTGTGGATCCTCGGAATCGGCATCCCTGTTGTCCTGCTCGCGGTGTGGTGGTTCGGATCCGCCTCCTCGACGGACACCTTCTTCCCGCCGCTTGCCGACATCCTCGACCGGTTCCGTGCCCTGTGGCTCTTCGACCACTTCGCCTCGGACGTCCTCGTGAGCCTGCGCAACCTCGCGCTCGGCTTCGCGGCGGCTGCGCTGGGGGCCGTGGTCGTCGGCTTCGTCACCGCGCTCTGTGCCCCCGTCAGATGGGCGGTCGATCCGCTCATCCACTTCCTGCGCGGCATCCCGCCCGTTGCGCTGGTGCCGATATTCATCTCGCTCATGGGGTTCGGTCCCGAGATGCGGATCGCCAGCATCGCACTGGCGGCTTTCTTCCCCACCTTCATCGCCACCGTGGACGGGCTGCGCGCAGTGGACCGCAACCTCGTCGACGTCACCCACGTCTACCGCCTGCGGCCCGCTGAACGCGTCATGTCGGTGATGCTCCCGGCAGCCGGTCCGCAGATCTTCTCAGGGCTGCAGGTGAGCCTGCAGACAGCGTTCGTGGTCATGATCGCTTCCGAGATGCTCGGTCCGTCGCAGGGCATCGGGGCTATGACGCTCCTTGCCCAGCAGAGCTTCATGATCCCGGACATGTGGGCCGGCATCCTCCTGCTCGGCCTGATCGGCTTCGCCGCAAATCTGGCCTTCGACCTGGTCCGGCGCAGAGTCCTGGCCTGGTACATCGAGTCCCGCAGATTGGCCCGTGCATCATGA